The following are encoded in a window of Syngnathus scovelli strain Florida chromosome 4, RoL_Ssco_1.2, whole genome shotgun sequence genomic DNA:
- the tmem208 gene encoding transmembrane protein 208, whose product MAPKGKVGTKGKKQIFEDNESTLKFYTRVILGANAIYVAVNLFIFYSSSTFWTWLLFAFALAVYVGSYRSMSTMAKPVFADDGSLFDGGIDLNMEQGMAEHLKDVILLTVFVQVLSCISSYFWYLWLLAPARAAHLLWVNILGPWFTATSQSAPEEVNEKRQRRQDRRQMKRF is encoded by the exons ATGGCG ccaaaaggcaaagttgGTACCAAGGGAAAGAAGCAGATTTTCGAGGACAACGAGTCAACTCTCAAGTTCTACACAAGAGTCATTCTGGGAGCTAAT GCCATATATGTTGCTGTAAATCTTTTCATCTTCTACAGTTCATCTACTTTTTGGACATGG CTGCTATTCGCATTTGCGCTAGCTGTGTACGTTGGGAGTTACCGCTCCATGTCCACGATGGCCAAACCAGTGTTTGCTGATGACGGAAGTCTCTTTGATGGAGGAATAGACTTGAACATGGAACAAGGAATGGCAGA GCACCTGAAGGATGTTATCCTACTCACAGTGTTTGTCCAAGTCCTCAGCTGTATCTCTTCATATTTTTGGTACCTGTGGTTGCTG GCACCGGCACGCGCCGCTCACCTGCTTTGGGTGAACATTCTGGGCCCCTGGTTTACTGCAACAAGCCAATCGGCACCGGAGGAAGTGAATGAGAAAAGGCAGAGAAGACAAGATCGGCGACAGATGAAAAGATTCTGA